TTCCCATCCAGAAGTTTTTGGGTAAGTTTCGAAAGTTCTAGAGCTAGAACCGAAAGTTGCAGGATTGATGTTTAAATCTGTTCTACCTTCTTTCTTTACGTAAGGTACTTCAACAGTTTCGTAAGTTGCAGGAACGTAAACGAATTTCTTAGCAGCTTCTTTTACTAATACACGATCTTCTACAGTTCTGTATGTTGCAGGAACTACTTCTAAAACAGAATATGCTGGATATACTTCGATAGTTTCTTCGATGTCTTTGAATTCATCTTTTGTAATACATTTTACATAACATTTCCCTGGATCAGGATTTGCTGGTAAGTTTTGAGCTTGGGTAAACCCGATTCCGAAAATTAAAGCTAGGCTTAAAAATAAATTTGTTTTCATAAAAATTAAAATTTAGTTAATGGTTGTTTTTCCACATTATTAAGACACAGGAAAAACTGATAAGTCACAAGTTATATTGATAAAAAATTAAAAAGTGTTAGTTAAGAGCACTTTTTTGAGGGGTTTTAAGGGTTCTAAGTGTTGATTATTAATGGATTAAAAAGTTACGAAAAAATTACGGTTTTATTGTTATACACCATAACTTTTCTGTTTGAATGTGATTTTATCGCATTGGCTAGCACTATTTTTTCTAAATCTCTTCCTTTGGCAATAAGTGCATCTATAGTATATGTATGCGATACGTGTGCAACATCTTGCTCAATAATTGGTCCGGCATCTAGCTCCTCGGTTACGTAGTGACTTGTAGCTCCAATAATTTTAACACCGCGTTTGTAAGCAGAGTGATAAGGTTTGGCGCCCACAAAGGCTGGTAAAAAGGAGTGATGTATGTTTATTATTTTATTTGGGTATTTATTTATTAATGTACCAGAAACTATTTGCATGTAGCGAGCCAGTACAATAAAATCGATATTATGTGCTTCTAGCAACTCTAATTGCTTGACTTCGGCCTGTGCTTTAGTGTCTTTGGTAACAGGAATATGGTAAAACGGTATTTTAAAACTATCGGCAATAGGTTTTAAGTCGTTATGGTTACTTATTATAAAAGGAATCTCTAAATTAAGTTCACCAGAATTATAACGGCCTAACAAATCGTAAAGGCAATGGTCGTATTTAGAAACAAAAAGCGCCATTTTAGGTTTCTTTTCAGAAGAATATATGCGCCATTTCATATTAAACTCATCAGCAATATTACTTTTAAAACAATCTTTAAAAGTTTCTGTTGAAAAGTTAACGTCTTGAAATTCACTTTCTAAACGCATGAAAAATATGTTCTGTTCCCGGTCTACATGCTGATCTAAGTAAATAACATTACCTTGTTTTTCAGTAATAAAGTTGGTAACCGATGCAATGATGCCAGGTAAATCTTTACAGTGAATGAGTATGGTGATTTTATTCATTAAAACGTACTTGTTAATTTTTGTTAAATGTAAGTTAAAATTAGATAAATTGGAGTTTGCATTTTAAAATTAGATTATCTGTTGCAAATTGTTGATATTTTTGAATATTCCGTAAATTCGCAGTTCTAATCATAAGATTTTTTAAGAATGAAACAAATTCCTTCCTACAAACCAAAATATAAAGTTCGAATAGTTACAGCAGCATCATTATTTGATGGTCATGATGCTTCTAT
The window above is part of the Algibacter sp. L3A6 genome. Proteins encoded here:
- the purU gene encoding formyltetrahydrofolate deformylase is translated as MNKITILIHCKDLPGIIASVTNFITEKQGNVIYLDQHVDREQNIFFMRLESEFQDVNFSTETFKDCFKSNIADEFNMKWRIYSSEKKPKMALFVSKYDHCLYDLLGRYNSGELNLEIPFIISNHNDLKPIADSFKIPFYHIPVTKDTKAQAEVKQLELLEAHNIDFIVLARYMQIVSGTLINKYPNKIINIHHSFLPAFVGAKPYHSAYKRGVKIIGATSHYVTEELDAGPIIEQDVAHVSHTYTIDALIAKGRDLEKIVLANAIKSHSNRKVMVYNNKTVIFS